The DNA region aggttaatttCAATACTTTATTTGCTACTTTTAGTAGTTTTTTCAAGGTCAATTACAAATCCTGGATTTACAAtatgaaatactgtacataactcAAACTTGCTACATTGTTAAATGCTCAAATTATGTATTACATAATTCACTTTGACCTATGTGGTGAAATATAGTAATATTGTAACCTACCTCATATGCCAACATAGCAGAAGCATTGTACACTGGTAACGGACCATCTTTATCGTGTTCTTCTACTTTATAGTGAAccttacaataaaatacaaattattctGATTAGTATATAAAATGCATTATAATAACCTATATATCCATTAATTAACTTTCAGTGTATCACTGGCCAGTGTATCACTTTCAGTGTATCACTTTCAGTGTATCACTGGCCAGTTTATCTATGCCTGtacatttataaacaaataaatgtttctattttttcattttatttatttattccgtTCAGTGAAACATAAAATGGGAGCACTCAGAAGAGACAAGAGCTGTCAAAGACAACTATCGCCAAAGGGAGTGTCTCTCCAACTCCAGACAAACAGAACAAGCAAACTCAAATAAATTGGATATAGAAAATAGACTAGtttatgtacaatattattataaaactgtCCATTGAACACTAAACAGAAAAAATGTGAATTTTTGAACAGTACTGATTAATATTACTATACCTTTAAAAGAGCTTGAAAGTCAGGGCTATGTAACACTTGGTTCAAGAATTGCATGTCATCAGGGCGACCTTGAAGCCTGCCACAAATGTAGTCAAGAGAGGTCAACAATCGTTGAAGGCCTATAGGTAAAGAtacaaaatatgatatacaTTCCAATGCATGTAATTAAAGATATGAAAATGCCTGAATAGACTTCGAAGCCTGAGAGGCTTGCAGGCAAGGATATAACATTTCAAATTTAGGTGCAAAATTAATGATGGACaagatacagtagtagtagtagtagaaatttaaagttctgtctacactaccaaactttatatgaaaaacacatgtgatgtgtccatatatggacatgatgatgtcatatcactaccatatttgggcatatcactatcatatttgggcacactttttttgtcaaactagtttgatagtgtagacagagctttataaagaGAAAAGTTTTAGCATTCCTATGCACAGCTGCATACAATAGAATTTAAATAgcaatttgaatatattattgataatgagctaatataataattgataccaaaataatcatttataaacaaataaataaaaataattttaatcaaactagatttatttaaataagtTGTAGGCGTGTCATCACAAAACACTGAATAGAAACTTGAACCCTGAAATCATTCAGTATTTATCTAGAAATCAATAACTGCAAtttggtaaaataaatattaatcctATAGCTAAATATGCTATATTTGTTCAGTATAAAACCATGTCTGTTGTAAATTGTGATACTATTCCATGATTTGAATATTAATTTGTTGATATTCATTCAGTGGAAAATGTACGACAGATGGTACTGATATGTTTCTCTtggattaattaatttgattgataTTGTTTTATGTTCATTTTGCATGATATCAAGAATGAATTCAAACAATGTTACATGATTATTAAACTTACATTTAATGTTAGAAATGCTACAATgttaaaacaaatatcaataaagtacacaatattattatgaaattagtaAAGAGAGAACTGTGAATATTTGATGACTGCAGTTATTATAGTATTAATTGATATTAACACATTCCAAAATGTATCTAGCATAAATGTTGATGTACTGTAGATGAACCTAAATTTTGTCAGACAAGTTATAAATATGGTGCTATGGTGTTAATTAAGATTCAGAAGATACAAATAACAAAACCAACAACACTGGCAGTGGTAATACTCACCTAAATCTTTCTTAGGCGGGATTGTCACACCAGGCATGGCTCTCGTGTGTTCTACAAACGCTGTCTCAATCATATATACCAGAGTTTTAATACTTGCAGAAATGTTTATGCATCGTAGGGATATGCTCCCTGTTGAAGACAATAGGTATTGTTGCGTTGCTTGTCAGTCTGTTTTTGTTGCTTCTTCTGCTAAAGAAAGCAGTGACAATGGACAGGATTTACTATACTTATGTTTTTACAGGTCAGCTAGGATTTACAGAAGATAGTACTGtggaaaaaaatacataaacacTCAGTTGTAATGGTAGATAAATCTTGATTAACtgttttaaagaaacaaaaaatttTAATTGTGAATTTGTGTAGAGCAATACCAATAGCATTAATTAACTAGATCATCTTTACTTTTGTATCTGTACTATACAGTAAGCACAGAAGTCAAAGTTCAAATACTAGTAACGGCAAACTCTGATTCAAAATTTAAACAGTAAGAACTATGTGTTTACTGAATAATGTAGACAAATAATTGTTTAGACTTACAATTACGTAATAATAGTTTTTGGCAATGTATTGTATCAATGATAATATTGtaatcaatataataaaaaaatataatttattattgtatctCTATGTGCTGTGTATGAGTAATTATAAAAGTTGTTTGTTGACATGACATGTTGGACTTTATCACAAGACAATTCCATTCATCATGTTATCATTACAATCGATAATAAAAACGGTTTATatcattaaatgttatttatttaaaactgtacggacaaaaattaaatttaaattaaattgaattagaTTTAAATTCTAAATTCAATTTCCATTCAGAAAAAAACAGCATCTAAAGCCTACAGCATATAACTTAAATTGTATACATTGGACATTTGGaaaaattaatcaaaacaaACCAGCAATTTTCAGGTATCATTACACAAGTACAATTTATGTATCGACAATAAATTTCACTTCAGCATTTTGATGTACCTCCTTTTAGACTGAAAATTTCcgaatattttatttctgtttcagGACCGCGAATCTGGAATGATCTTGATGATAAActaaagcattttaaatctctttatacttttcgtaaaaattttaaaaaatatcttatttctttatactaattttaatattattatgattgtagtacactgaaagtatctatttttatttcatcgtttttgtttttatttattattttatgtagtaaattgtattagtttaaatgtatgtgtattgtttctggggtctttctcgagacaagaaacttgttttcttctagagaagaccccaaatgatggcttattactatgttttcatttatgtacacacctataattatattatactgtataatgccattgttgaataaataaatgttttttgaacttgaacttgagcTAGTGTAGCATTAAATGGCCTTATGCTGCCTACTGGGTGGATAGCCATATTAATTATCAGATAAATAGCATATAGCGCGTGTTAACAAGGTATACCTGGAGAGGTTAGTTTCAACCGTGATATTACAATATCATTAATGAACTAAATGAAGTGTACTGTATCTAAAGACAACAGCTTATTATCACAGTATTTCTCATCACATGCTGGATAAAGGGCCAAGGTCGGGAAAAATTCAAGAACTgacttcatttattttttataacgaAAACATCATAAagaaagtaattatttattatacaactataaattgataaaataaaggaAAGTCATGTCAAACTACTGTATAGCATCATgtactgaaatattaaattatttacccTCTATTTTagtacaaaataaacattaacaataacataaagttttttaaataattattttaaaaaaaatgcaaatttggataaacaattttaataaaaattaatatgacaaagcaaaatagaaaatttaaataactatttaaaatgtttataaaatgtcacataaataattaatgtttatgagcgtgatggtacaaataatttcatgagtgaggtgaaagatgaaattcTATATTCACAAAGTCAAAATAGAGCGTgagatttttttgttttcgtacatgaaaaaagtattaaaaaaaagtactattacaTGATTGTTAAATAGTaggtattatataacacctatataaattcctgtcatttgattggacgaatgtgggtcacatggcgtgcaatagtacgcactattcaacgatcgttaaatagtactttttgaaacatttttgtgtacgaaaaaaaaacgtctagatgttatataaaacaaataatgaatgttttgtattcgtgtaatggtacaaataatggcacttggtgaatgatgaaaggttatatcaactcggctttgcctcgttgatataacctttcatcattcacctcgtgccattatttgtaccattgcactcataaacattcattatttgtatactattgcatgccatgcAACTCACAATAATTATCCAATAAAATGACagaattttttatttacatgttATATAATAAACAGAACTATTATTTAGGCATAATACACTAGACCATAATTTATGTAAGTCATagatagtctaggcctagtaggcctagctctTTTATCTTTATGTTGAATGACTGGTGACAGACTAATGTCTGATGATGTAGCCtatctagctagcctagctCTAGGCATATATAATGCTAAAATGGTGGTGTGGTGAGCTAGTTAGTACTAAGTACCGACTggtactagtagtagtaagtaCGCACTGTAAATCCATAGTTTCACTAAATTTATTATATCTGCAAATAACTAATACCaatcaataaaatgttataataaacaatacaaaataatagatAGATAACACCTACCTTAAAATTCTATATTGTGGATGAAACCATTTATAATTTACGTCAGACCGACTACTCATTCAACTGGCAACACGGAAACGCTTGGGATTTCCTATGCTTTCAACGAATTCTCTATCGATCtaataaaaaaacactttagCGCCACCAATATCCAGGGATAATCATGTGTTGGAGAAAATCGTTGGTGGCTCAAGTTTGGACTATCTTATTACTATAGAATGAAATATACcgatttttaataaaatatttacatatttcgTTCGTTATAAACGGTTTACAACtataaaatttacattatataaatattcaatgtaaattaaataataaagaaaagttAAATCTTATAAAttagaataaattattttacgTACACTACCAATTATAAACCGCATTGAATAATAGAATCTTCCATacaaaaatgattaatatttgtattttgtttgatttatttatttttttaattacttttacgcaatattattgttatagaTTAAATCTAattgaaattttatatttaaaaccgttataaatagtatttttaacgATATCTCGACCGAAATAATTTGACCTCCGACAAAAGCCGATTAGTAAGACGAAGTATCCCGTATGTAGAATGGCGACTAAACCACCTAAAAGTGTTACGTGCTATGGGTTGAAATAGATGTTTATTTATTGCCAATATCGTTCAAACTTTAAGGCGATTCTTCGTAGCCGAAAAGCCTCATAGATTCTGGCATTGATGGTGATGCATGCAAGGAAAATTCCTCGTCTTACTGATgggtaataatatattaatttgtgtGAAATTTTTGGGTGCAGGAAGTCCAGAAAATCGGCCATCATTATTGAATGTTTGTGTTTTTGCCGTATGAAAATCACTTGATTTTTCCTActagaaaataaaaactttaacaATGTGACCAACAATAAGTTTGATTAACATTTCTATTTTCTTTTCAGGTATAACGAAAAATTGGAAACCCATCCGCTTCAGGTGTGTTGAAGAAATCTGATGTTATTTTCTGGCTCAACATTCAATTCGTTGGACCAGCCACACACCCACTTTCACTCCAGCAGAgcaaaataggcctaggcctagctcgAAATAATGCttgtttttcataaataataattatttagatGTTTCAGTTATTACCCTTTATAGTGttataaaatatgcaaaatacatgactttttttgttattatatttagaATATAAACTTCCAAATCAACACCAGCCTCTCTTATtacactactaggcctagtactaccaGCCCTTCAATTGCAGAGTACCCCACTGCAATGGCTCTTCTATCCAACCAGCTGGGATGCAAGGGTAGCTAATTCactaaaaagtaggcctagctaatatATGTGCTTAGGGATACCTGACTGGAAATCATGGACAGTAGGCCTGTTTTAACTGGTTGAAATGTTGCCTACAGTAGCTAGTCCTAAGTTCATCTGGACATGAAGATACATGGCCTACTTTAGTTGATGAGACATAGGCCGACCTACAAGAGAAGATAGGGAAATACTTGAGTGCTGGAATCaaatgtcaaaataaatttgttaattaACCAAACAAAAGCTTTAACCTAGTGCCTGTAAAATATTAGGAGATAACACTTTGTTtttatgaaatttgtttttaggcTGTAGATAAACTGTTGTCAAAGAAGAATGGAAATGGTCAACATGGTACCATTAATAGGGACCAAACGAATGATGGTGACATATCAACAAGAAAAGATAAAACCAACTGTAGACCTGATCATAACAGTCCACGTACATATAAAAACAAGGCATCGTTTATGCAAAAGCAAAGAGACCGTCAAAGAGGtacttaatattaatatttaacattttcttcaattttgttaatttaggACATACAATGATATGTTTAATATGTTTTGcgattatttaatattattaatatagatGTGTTacctacagtacagaaagaaattactgcttcgtATCTACGCGTAGGCTTTCTAGGTAGaacgtaggtcattgttctctcctacgatgtattgtttgtagcctacaatgtattgttctctcctacgatgtattgttcgtagcctacgatgtaggCTACGcctcgatcgtagggtggttcgtagaagcatggacaatgcaaacaaacaatgtattgtttgctaattaaaatcctacctAAAGACAGTaggtcaatttttgtagccgccctacgcatcggttatcctaatttggacggaaatccgccgACGAAACGACATCGGGCCGGTGGACCTCAGCTCACGTAGAGAGAttcaaggctaggcctagcctgtttcggcggcctacactataaattatttattcctaccttgttgggttagcgaattataaaattaggacaccaacaaaatatatgcaaaataaatatatattccatattaagatttaacatacataataggccttttaaaatgattacgacatgtataaagaaaaaggcccgaccagaatttggaggggaaaaaacaTGTTAGCTGAGCAGTTTAgagagagtattatgtttcatgtcatgtgacacaaaatccaggtacacgatcttaattactgttttatcgtTGTCAGACGGTAGCCACCCTCTCGTGCTCGTACTGagtaaaaaaaacacatgaGAGATTGCGGTaagcagagagtatcgcgtttcatgccatgtgaccaaaaaaaaactgtctgtattaattacggtcttctgtcggcagtctttttgagcgaccgattgaacgtcctgatgctatatttagaatgaattgtttacgatctttttttctcggcatcgtttctggatgggactggacgttcgctatattatgtttattagttggcctgttcgttgcggttcacctgtgttggatcgtgtctctacgttatacatcgtgggaaatttatattcgccgttgagtaggtaaacacgcacgaaggaaaagattatgattaaaaaatattacttaagaacatcgtagggttgtttatttaagttacgaactccctacgaagttcagaacgtagctcattgaaagttgtttattgaggttacgaagccaaacaatggaacctacgaagccaacaacgtagcctacgttctatctacgaagctacttcgtaggtaaagttgcagtattttctttctgtactgtagttcatctgtttatttttgtaatactacagtactgtacaggaCTACAGACTTAAAGCTATGGGAAATACTGATTCTGATTTTCCAAAAGTAACAACCATATTGTATGTTACTTTGATGAAATAAGTGTTTAATAATCAATACTAGCAGAAGAGTGTGGAGTTGCAGTAGTTTATTCAGTACAGAATTATTCCTTTCAAGTCAAATTTTTCATTCATCCTACGTCCAAAACAGGacttaaatgaaataatataaataagtgcatagtaataatcattataattaaaaaatcaaatcacATTTAAACGCAACATCTTAAATCTACAAAATTCTTATTCATAATACTATTGGCCCATTGaacaaatcatttattttgaacttttatttaatAGTCTAATACCAGTTGGAACAAAAGAATTTAGTTTTGTCTTACACAACAGACCATGTGGGAGAAGTTCAAACTCATGAAATAGGGCATGTCCgatgtttttaaaatacatttaaaactaaaattagtTTGtcacaaaaagataaatattttgcaaTGAGCAGACATATGTtctgtagtacagtatattaaataatatgtaacaattattaattactgacgatgaaaattaaaaaaactctttgtatttgattttatttttttggaaagtTCCATATTTTCTCTCGGATTGCAATTAAACTTGTTTTCGTTTGTGTACAGATCTAAGAGCTCTTATTTTTCCATGGGTCAATCTAGTTTGTATCAAATTCAGAAACTAAACCAGTAAACAATATAGATATAGTCAGCACCTCAACATTTTGGTGTACATAGGGTTTCAGTAAAATCTTTCATGAAATTCTAGTCATATGTACAAACACACAGCACATCTCATTGTGGATGGCATAGGTATCAGTGCGTAGCAACCTTACTATTTAGACCCTGTTAGGgctatacttttaaaataatattttggaaAATATATAAACTGATAAGAGATGAAAATATTGATAGAGTTTTCAAAGATGAACTCTGAATTTttgaattattgtatttttctgTAGTATCTTCAACTGGTTCATCTCCTGCAGAGAATTCTCATAATAACCTATCTGGTGCTCATCATACTGCAAGTAATAGTACAGAGCATAGTGCACATGAGAAGAAAATTAAAGAGGTAGGCTACACATACTTCAATTTTTGTTCATGGATATTTAGTACTTAAGTACAATAAGTAAGGAGGTTCGAAGTATTAAGTAAATGTATATGGGGAATAACCTGCGACTTAcagcctactgggctgaattgcgcacaggtgtGGAAGGCATACCACCAACTTTCTACTCCCCTAAGGGTCCCTTCATGTCGATTGCTGCTGTATTTTAAACTGTAGCAAGAAATACCTTTTTAGAGCAATTTAGGTAATATAAATCCTTAAAATAAATTCATCAAAATAGATACAAATTCATCAAGCTGGAAAACCTAGCATTGTTGTTTAAATTACGGTATTATGCCCTTCATTTTTCCTTAAAAACTCCCAGATTTTACTTTttaagtttatatatatttttttatctgcAATGCTTAAATATTTTCTTGTAAAGATACTGGGTAAGGCCCAGCAATGGACAGAACATATTAGCTCCTCTGGAAAGAAATACTATTACAACTGTAAAACAGAAGTATCACAGTGGGAAAAACCAAAAGAATGGCTTGAACGGTAAGTCATTCGTAAAGCTATTATAAGCAATAATATTCagcattgttttatgtttactATAACTTACTTACTTTACCCTTAGCTGTTTGGGGGCTGTTGAGGCACCGTAGATAATTTAACAACTCTCCTCTGTGTGGCCCTGTCCTAACCATCCTCTTGTTTTAATGCGAGTCAGTTTTGTCCATTCGTAGTCCATGTTGTCTTCATTACTTACTTTGCCCTTTGTCATTTAGGAGTTGTTGGGGCACTGTAGATAATTTAACAACACTCCTCTATGTGGCCCTGTCCTAACCATCCTCTTGTCTTAATGCGAGTCAGTTTGGTCCATTCTTGGTCCATGTTGTCTTCCTTACTTACTTTGCCATTTAGGAGTTGTTGGGGCACTGTAGATGATTTAACAACTCTCATCTAGTGTCTTATTGCGACAACGTGTTGAATGCGTTGGGAtttttgcaataattctgtcctgtactgtacactagctagctcaatttttaactgggccggatcggctaggtctccttcctactaccggtctacttgcttgatgcagtatccgcttttttggagagtaaactaggcctattttaggcctacttattagacgatcgggacaccatacgtgcggacggcgatcggaccttgttttgcctcaatatttacagccgatttttgtagaacgttttaggtttagattgtttaggagtttggtttataggatgggtttggaatctgctgagttttgttatttatgggccaatcgtttagtaataggctagctaggcccatgaatgatggccccaatgttttaacgtagccatcgtggcatggaatccctagtcagaaattgctctcacccatgaataaaatgatttaggctaggccttcattcattcattcattctttatttagcctttaaaatcgaaatacatttaaaacaaggtaACAAAAACAAGACGGGTGAAAATCTAAGGAGGCATGGATaagcaaaagcaattaaaatcGCTGTACAGTAGCTCGCAGGCTTGCTTattcaggcctagcctagtacatgaagccgatatacgatctgtactattcgaggtaaaaaaatagtataatttatgactccgtaatctgtactaaattttgtatttcattaaatgtcaaataaatatatgctactactgttattattacactttaggcctagcttagaaaatctacaaaaaatgtatttcacaatgatcgggtggtcgtcgtttgacaggggagagagaacacaacgtacaagcttgacgttgcgagtttggaatccactgatgacgtgattttgtgaatatctcatgaatattaatgagcttctctaagctgctgaaaaacagactttccatgaatttaccctaaaatgtatatgaaatttaatttgtttaatttctcgttattacttcttcattctgacatgtctatattgttataatattttttatttaataaataaacaatatttaaaagcaattttaaacccagaatccccctttaacaACTCTCATCTAGTGTCTTATTGTGAGTCAGTTTGGTTTGATGTTGTCTTTCTAGTGTTTCTTGGTTCTTTCCTATTTActcaattattattactatagtaTGTCATTTTAACTACAAgtggtactgtacagtagtttgGTGGATAACAACATCTTTGGCTCAAATCTTTTGTCTTGTCACTTTACAAGGATTTTTTCATCAgagctttttttaaaaaagatgaTTTATTTTTCAGAGAGAAgtttcacaaaatggtcaatgAATCCAATCATAAAATTGGAATCAAACAAACATCAAGTTCAAGTGTTTCTGTTAATAGTAATAACAGCAGTAAAAGTAAGTTTACACTTAAATATTTTGACATTGTCAGAATGACAAAAACAATAAAGCTCTGTACTTGTATTATCCaactgtatgtttgtgtgtgtatgAGAAAACCTACATTTCAATTTTTACTCGCattcttaaaatatttatttgttgtaatCCAATTttttccttaagctctgtctacactatctaataactaatgtgatgtgcccaaatatggtggtgatatgcccaaatatggtaatggaatgacatcatcatgtccacatatgggcacaccacatttgtttgtcacataaagtttgatagtgtagacagagctttaggtaatgttataattaaatattaattgtaaccattgaataatttaaaatgaatttaattataCAGGCGGGGAAAGTAAGCATTCCACAGAGAGCATGCATTCTCAAAATATGGATTTTTTATAAAGACCACTTTTTTCCTTAGGTAATGTTGTAATTAAATGTCTGTAACCGTAACCAATAACcgttgaaattaattttaaattgtacaGGTGGGGAGAGTAAGCATTCCACAGAGAGCAGCACACATGGTAACAAAGATGCTCATTACTTGTCATCGTCATcctcatattttaataaaatacatgGAAAATTATCATCGGAGAAGCAGCACAGTAGCTCATCAAGCCAATCAAAGAGTGCCTCCACACCTGTCATCCCCCTTAAAATCCGTTTTACTTCTGGTGAACAGAGTAATGAAAACCAGACCAGTGAACTTACTCAAAAGGACTCAATACGAAGTGGTCTGGACTTTTTACGAGGCACTAGTTTGTCATTGGCTACTGATGCTCATGGAAGGTTAAAGAATTTAGTCGCAAATGCACCTAGAGTAGAACGAATTGGTAAGTTTTATGGTTCTTTTAGTTTGTGAAGAtggttttttaaacatttatgtttGTTGtcaatatcatttttatgtattttgtttatggGAATTTAAGAGGGCCCCTGTATATCAACTGGCAATAATTTGTCCAGCTGGAAGGGTTACCTTCTATACATacagttgaaataaaaaataaataaaacagggTTGTGAATGTACTATGTTTTTAGGGTAATTCAGTATCTTATATAAATTAAGTTAGTATGAACAAATTAATACACTGATAAATGTGCTGACaggggtattttttttttctgactccattttttaatcaatattgGTAATCGACatctataaaatattgtttaccgTAACTTCTTAAATGTGCATGTTCCGCAAATAACTTTCCTCAAAGCTTGTCAATACATGTTGAGGATACTGAACacatattttgtacactttACAGTAACTGCATTCATTTTCAGGTTTGGTTCTAAATCTGAAAATCAATGTTATCAATAGTTT from Antedon mediterranea chromosome 2, ecAntMedi1.1, whole genome shotgun sequence includes:
- the LOC140041132 gene encoding WW domain-containing adapter protein with coiled-coil-like produces the protein MVMHARKIPRLTDGYNEKLETHPLQAVDKLLSKKNGNGQHGTINRDQTNDGDISTRKDKTNCRPDHNSPRTYKNKASFMQKQRDRQRVSSTGSSPAENSHNNLSGAHHTASNSTEHSAHEKKIKEILGKAQQWTEHISSSGKKYYYNCKTEVSQWEKPKEWLEREKFHKMVNESNHKIGIKQTSSSSVSVNSNNSSKSGESKHSTESSTHGNKDAHYLSSSSSYFNKIHGKLSSEKQHSSSSSQSKSASTPVIPLKIRFTSGEQSNENQTSELTQKDSIRSGLDFLRGTSLSLATDAHGRLKNLVANAPRVERIESKRSSSGSPGTPSPGSTQQRNNLPSQHSVTTNVQKISSCSPSVDKPNNVDSKTDEGGQDRLSNPSPLSAASASDLTSPVVTHLSPRQQQPTPLSTSINVASHVSPDNKRTDIKINYSPQSRKSSPPLDNLNKASSSSTQSVLEEPIVTKPLPLPTITPSLARYCDDSLLSHVAGWHAEHVQRQARKINDESHLLAADSASQVSVDLKYARSLVRASEIQVTLQEQRLHFLQQQVKELERLKSENAFMS